A genomic stretch from Dama dama isolate Ldn47 chromosome 10, ASM3311817v1, whole genome shotgun sequence includes:
- the SSTR5 gene encoding somatostatin receptor type 5: protein MEPLFPASPLTSWNTSSAVPGGGGNENGTLAGPGPSPGARAVVVPVLYLLVCAVGLGGNTLVIYVVLRHAKMKTVTNIYILNLAVADVLLMLGLPFVATQNAISYWPFGPVLCRLVMTLDGINQFTSIFCLTVMSVDRYLAVVHPIRSARWRRPRVAKLASAAVWAFSLVMSLPLVVFADIQEGWNTCNLSWPEPVGLWGAVFIIYTSVLGFFGPLLVICLCYLLIVVKLKASGVRVGSTRRRSERKVTRMVVVVVLVFAGCWLPFFIVNIVNLAFALPEEPASAGAYFFVVVLSYANSCANPLLYGFLSDNFRQSFRKVLCLRKGYGAGAEDADATEPRPGPSGRLQEATMPVRNCKANGLMQASKL from the coding sequence ATGGAGCCTCTGTTCCCGGCCTCCCCGCTGACCAGCTGGAACACCTCCTCGGCGGTGCCTGGCGGCGGCGGCAACGAGAACGGGACGCTGGCGGGGCCGGGGCCCTCACCGGGCGCCCGGGCAGTGGTGGTACCGGTGCTCTACCTGCTGGTGTGTGCGGTTGGGCTAGGCGGCAACACGCTGGTCATCTACGTGGTCCTGCGCCATGCCAAGATGAAGACGGTCACCAACATCTACATCCTCAACCTGGCCGTGGCCGACGTGCTGCTCATGCTGGGGCTGCCCTTCGTGGCCACACAGAACGCCATCTCCTACTGGCCCTTCGGCCCCGTGCTGTGCCGTCTGGTCATGACGCTGGACGGCATCAACCAGTTCACCAGCATCTTCTGCCTGACAGTCATGAGCGTGGACCGCTACCTGGCCGTGGTCCACCCCATCCGCTCCGCCCGCTGGCGCCGCCCCCGGGTGGCCAAGCTGGCCAGCGCCGCGGTCTGGGCCTTCTCGCTGGTCATGTCGCTGCCGCTGGTGGTGTTTGCCGACATCCAGGAGGGCTGGAACACCTGCAATCTCAGCTGGCCAGAGCCCGTGGGGCTGTGGGGGGCTGTGTTCATCATCTACACGTCCGTGCTGGGCTTCTTCGGGCCGCTGCTTGTCATCTGCCTGTGCTACCTGCTCATCGTGGTGAAGCTGAAGGCGTCAGGTGTGCGCGTGGGCTCCACGCGGCGGCGCTCAGAGCGGAAGGTGACccgcatggtggtggtggtggtgctggtgttTGCGGGCTGCTGGCTGCCCTTCTTCATCGTCAACATCGTCAACCTGGCCTTCGCGCTGCCCGAGGAGCCCGCCTCCGCCGGTGCCTACTTCTTCGTGGTTGTGCTGTCCTATGCCAACAGCTGTGCCAACCCCCTGCTCTATGGCTTCCTCTCTGACAACTTCCGCCAGAGCTTCCGGAAAGTTCTCTGCCTCCGCAAAGGCTATGGCGCTGGCGCCGAGGATGCGGATGCCACGGAGCCACGGCCGGGCCCGAGCGGCCGGCTGCAGGAGGCCACGATGCCCGTGCGCAACTGCAAGGCCAACGGGCTCATGCAGGCCAGCAAACTGTGA